Proteins co-encoded in one Spirosoma endbachense genomic window:
- the atpG gene encoding ATP synthase F1 subunit gamma, which yields MASLKEVRARITSINSTQQITKAMKMVAAAKLRRAQDNITQLRPYAKKLSQMLGTVSAGAETASESPYKQARPVERALLIVITSDRGLCGAFNTNVVKAALTVIDEKYASQARSGNVEIMAIGKKGAEAFQRRGFKVNTSHVDAFGSLSFATVRTAAEEAMNGFANGRYDVVEVIYNEFKNAAMQIVRTEQMLPIVATEAPAGSNAPAINYIFEPSEKEIITELIPKTLKIQLYKAVLDSNASEHGARMTAMDKATENAGELLKELRLVYNRTRQAAITTEILEIVGGAEALASA from the coding sequence ATGGCATCACTAAAAGAAGTACGCGCCCGGATAACATCGATCAATTCAACGCAGCAGATAACCAAAGCCATGAAAATGGTAGCGGCTGCCAAGTTACGTCGGGCACAGGATAACATTACGCAACTCCGCCCCTACGCGAAGAAACTGAGTCAGATGCTTGGCACAGTATCGGCGGGTGCAGAAACCGCGTCAGAAAGCCCCTACAAACAGGCACGCCCTGTTGAGCGGGCACTCCTGATCGTTATCACGTCGGATCGCGGATTGTGCGGGGCGTTCAATACAAACGTTGTCAAAGCCGCACTGACTGTAATTGATGAAAAATATGCGTCGCAGGCTCGTTCGGGTAACGTCGAAATTATGGCCATTGGCAAAAAGGGGGCAGAAGCCTTCCAGCGCCGGGGCTTTAAAGTAAATACGTCACACGTAGATGCATTCGGCTCTTTGAGTTTCGCTACTGTACGGACTGCCGCAGAAGAAGCCATGAACGGCTTCGCCAATGGTAGATACGACGTTGTTGAAGTCATTTACAACGAGTTCAAAAATGCGGCCATGCAAATCGTGCGGACAGAGCAAATGCTGCCGATTGTGGCAACAGAAGCTCCGGCAGGTTCGAACGCTCCGGCCATTAATTACATCTTCGAGCCATCGGAAAAAGAGATCATTACTGAGCTGATTCCGAAAACGCTGAAGATTCAATTATACAAAGCTGTGCTGGATTCTAATGCATCGGAACATGGGGCAAGGATGACAGCTATGGATAAAGCAACTGAAAACGCAGGAGAGCTTCTGAAAGAGCTCCGACTGGTTTATAACCGGACTCGTCAGGCAGCCATCACAACCGAGATTCTCGAAATCGTGGGTGGTGCCGAGGCTCTGGCCAGCGCTTAA
- a CDS encoding DUF6607 family protein, translating into MQVALFTSLVLLGLSNVVAQPRSEDIAAIKGQCGCHDVSFLYAETFAPDKAYSFKDRYAAKGVEWVFVEEESGPADRPTKLVIQHLLVIGDTLIIKHWREDWIYQNTSLLKFDQNASWKRADITPAQAKGQWTQKVFEVDDSPRYEGSATWIHADGRHYWENTADAPLPRREYTKRTDYNVMRRTNHHEIRPDGYIHEQDNDKIIRSEAGDQLVASEKGLNTYHRIDEKKCQAAKVWWTKNRAYWADVRAVWNEVLANRNTVAIKGQVKGNVLSRELDELGNAYQNQPVASEANKQLIRQTIEKYFK; encoded by the coding sequence ATGCAAGTGGCCTTGTTTACTTCATTGGTATTGCTGGGGTTGAGTAATGTTGTAGCACAACCCCGCTCTGAAGATATTGCGGCTATTAAAGGCCAATGTGGCTGCCATGATGTAAGCTTTTTATACGCAGAGACCTTTGCCCCCGACAAGGCTTATTCTTTCAAAGATCGCTATGCGGCTAAAGGTGTTGAATGGGTATTTGTGGAAGAAGAATCCGGCCCGGCTGATCGACCTACGAAACTAGTGATTCAGCACCTATTGGTTATTGGTGATACACTGATCATTAAACACTGGCGGGAAGACTGGATCTATCAGAATACCAGTCTGCTTAAGTTTGATCAGAATGCGTCCTGGAAGCGGGCCGATATTACACCGGCGCAGGCAAAAGGGCAATGGACGCAGAAAGTATTCGAAGTAGACGATAGCCCGCGTTATGAAGGGTCAGCCACCTGGATTCATGCTGATGGTCGGCATTATTGGGAAAATACGGCTGATGCTCCGTTGCCGCGCCGGGAATACACCAAACGCACAGATTATAATGTCATGCGCCGGACGAATCACCATGAAATCCGGCCCGATGGCTATATTCATGAACAGGATAACGACAAGATTATTCGTTCGGAAGCGGGCGATCAACTAGTTGCTTCAGAAAAAGGCCTTAACACGTACCACCGGATCGACGAAAAAAAATGCCAGGCCGCCAAAGTCTGGTGGACTAAAAACAGGGCTTATTGGGCTGATGTCAGGGCTGTCTGGAATGAGGTATTAGCCAACCGAAATACGGTTGCTATCAAAGGACAGGTAAAAGGCAATGTGCTAAGCCGTGAGCTGGACGAATTGGGAAACGCGTATCAGAATCAACCTGTTGCATCAGAAGCGAACAAACAACTCATTCGTCAGACGATAGAAAAGTATTTCAAGTAA
- a CDS encoding DUF4136 domain-containing protein gives MKLKGIISSLFIAGTLASCAPAITVKYDYDPKVNVRQFATYRIEADRQRNADPIVGSNLNQRRIADALDQSLKARGYKPVTQGEADLIVRFFTDSRDRQQIQSNNMYSPYSWWYGGMGNNVYSRQYEENRVVVNVADARTNDIIWQGWATGQLNNRNKERDRDQTFRETVTSIMKNFPESAGQDYGAAR, from the coding sequence ATGAAACTCAAAGGCATAATCAGCAGTCTTTTTATCGCCGGTACGCTGGCGTCCTGCGCTCCGGCCATTACGGTTAAGTATGACTATGACCCTAAAGTGAACGTTCGGCAATTTGCAACTTACCGCATTGAAGCCGACCGTCAGCGTAACGCCGATCCAATTGTAGGCAGTAACCTGAATCAACGCAGGATTGCTGATGCACTGGATCAGTCACTTAAAGCTCGTGGCTATAAACCAGTAACCCAGGGCGAAGCCGACCTCATTGTCCGTTTCTTTACGGACTCGCGTGATCGTCAACAGATCCAGTCGAATAACATGTACTCGCCCTATTCGTGGTGGTATGGCGGTATGGGTAATAACGTTTACTCACGGCAATATGAAGAAAACCGTGTTGTAGTTAACGTTGCGGATGCTCGAACGAACGATATCATCTGGCAGGGCTGGGCAACCGGTCAGCTCAATAACCGGAATAAAGAACGCGACCGCGATCAGACCTTCCGCGAAACAGTAACTAGTATTATGAAGAACTTCCCGGAGAGTGCCGGTCAGGACTACGGCGCAGCACGGTAA